The genomic segment ACGGTAGACCAGGCGAGAGTTACCCTCGGCGCCTGGAATCGGCGGCACGAACGGGTAGGAACCGGTGGCCAGGATCAGTTTGTCGTAGGGCTGGCGGCCGTCGCCGGTGACCACTTCCTTGCGCTCACGGTCGATTTCCAGCACCTGCACACCGAGGTGCATATGCACGCCGTGGGTGGCGTAGTAGTCGGCTTCGCACATGGCCAGCGATTCGGCGTCGCGGCCACCGAAATATTCGGAGAGATGAACCCGGTCATACGCGCGCTGGCGTTCTTCGCCATAGACATGGATGTGATACTGGCCAAGGGCGCCGCGCTCGACCAACTGCTCAACGCAGTGGTGACCCACCATCCCGTTGCCGATGACGACCAGCGTTTCACTCTTGATCGGGGTGACGATTGCGTTCATGACCGGTTCCTCCGTCGAAGCCGTGTTCGGCGTCGTCGTACAAAAACAAAAAAGGCGCCTGGAGCTGTCGGGCAGCTCCAGGCGCCTTTGCCTGGTATTTGGAATTTGTGGGGTGATATGCGAGCGACGTTGCCCGTTGCACCCGTCCCGTGCCGTTTGAGGCTTATGGTCTTCGTTGACCGCGGGAGGCTCTGCCGAATCGCTCGGCAGGCGTTGCTTAGGCCATAGCAGGTTGCGTGCCAGCGACCTTGAAGGAGGGCGTGAGGGCGGGGCTGCGCGGGGTTGGTGGGCTGAAGCCCACCCTGCGGGACAAGGCTGTTGTAGGGTGGGCTTCAGCCCACCGTCAAAGCTGAACCACAAAGGTGCGGAATCGTGAAAAGCTCCCTTTTTTGGGGCGATATGCCGAGTGACTTCATCGGTAATCGCCTGGCGCAGCTATACGGAGCCGAACCTTGCGCGTTGAGCTCGGTCAGTACACGACCTTCCGGTCGCGGCATGGCTATGATTGCCGCTGACCTCAATCCAGACGAATCGTGGAGATCACTTGAACAAGGTCGTTGAACAACCCTTGCTGTTGGGCATGATGCGCCTGATGCAATACCCCGAGCTGGCGCAGCCGCGAGCATTGCTGAGCTTTCTCGAGCGCTGCGTCGAGCGTGGCGTGAGCGCTTTCGATCACGCTGACATTTATGGTTCCGGTGAATGCGAGGCGCATTTTGGCGCCGCGCTGAAGCTGCAACCGGCGTTGCGCCAGCAGATCCAGTTGATCGGCAAGGCCGACATCGTGCCAGCCACGCAGGATCGATCCCGCTGGCAGGTCAAGCATTACAACACCCAGGCGGCGTACCTAACCGAGGCAGTCAACGGCTCCCTGAAGCGGCTCGGCGTGGAGCGCTTGGACGGCTTCCTGCTGCATCGACCGGACCCTTTGCTGCAGATCGATGAAGTTGCCCGGGCGCTGAACGATCTGGTCGGCAGCGGCAAGGTCGGCTGGCTTGGCGTATCCAACGCCGAGCTGCTGCATTGCCAGACGCTGGCGCGCGAGTTGCCCCTGCGCTGCAATCAGATCGAGCTGTCGTTGCAGGCTCAGGAAACCGTATGGGACGGACGCTTGCATGCGATGGAGAGTGAGGGTCTGCACGTGCTGGCTTGGTCGCCCATGGGCGGTGGACGTTTCGGCGCCAATTTGCAGCAGGCACTCGAAGAAGTCGGCGCGGCACTGGGCGCTACTGCCAATCAGGTCGCCCTGGCCTGGCTGCGCAAGCTACCCGGCAAGCCGGTGCCTATACTCGGCAGCCTCCGTTGGGAGCGGATCGAGGAAGCGCTGCAGGGCGCCGAGCTGCGGCTGGATACCCAGGCCTGGTTCTATCTCGCTCAGGCGGCACGTGGACATGAGGTGGCCTGAGGCGACAGCTTGAGGTTAGTTGCATCGCCTAATCGAGTGGTCTAGCGTCAGCTAGCCGACGCTGCGTCAGGTTTAGCCATATTGCTGACACAGTCATTTCCTAAGGTTGTTCTCTGATGCCAGGCCGCCGTGCATGTCGCGCGGCGCCGGCTCCGACCGGATGGAGACTCCCTACATGCGTATCCCGAAGCTGCTGGTCGTGGCGCTTGCCGCTGCGATCTCCGCCCCTGCGATGGCCGCCAGCAACACCTTGGTAGGGTGGGCCATGATGCCCGCCGACACCTTCTCCGACGGTCCGACATCGGCTCAGATGGCCAACGCCAACCCCTACGGCACCTTCGTGCCACCGTATGAAAATCGTCAGCCGGTGCAGGGCTTTTCCGCCGTGTTGCCAGGCGCGGATGAACACAGCTTCATCTTCATGACCGACAACGGCTTCGGTGGTCAGACGAACTCTGCGGACGCGCTTTTGCGGCTTTACAGCGTGCGGCCTGATTTCCGTACGGCCAGCGGCGGGAGCGGGAAAGTCAGTGCGAGCGACTATTTCAGCGGTGCGCCACTGGCTCGCTTCACCCACACGTCGCGCCTCACCCTGAACGACGTCAATCAGAAGCTTGAGCTGCCGATCCAGGCAGATTACCGCTTCTATTACAACGACGGCTCCAAGCCAGGCGTCGACAGCTCAATTGAGTTTGGCCGCTTGCTCACGGGCGCCGATCTGGATATCGAGTCGGTGCGTCGGGACAAGAACTGCGCGATGTGGTTTGGCGATGAGTTCGGCCCTTATTTGATCAAGA from the Stutzerimonas stutzeri genome contains:
- a CDS encoding aldo/keto reductase; this translates as MMRLMQYPELAQPRALLSFLERCVERGVSAFDHADIYGSGECEAHFGAALKLQPALRQQIQLIGKADIVPATQDRSRWQVKHYNTQAAYLTEAVNGSLKRLGVERLDGFLLHRPDPLLQIDEVARALNDLVGSGKVGWLGVSNAELLHCQTLARELPLRCNQIELSLQAQETVWDGRLHAMESEGLHVLAWSPMGGGRFGANLQQALEEVGAALGATANQVALAWLRKLPGKPVPILGSLRWERIEEALQGAELRLDTQAWFYLAQAARGHEVA